Proteins encoded within one genomic window of Etheostoma cragini isolate CJK2018 chromosome 21, CSU_Ecrag_1.0, whole genome shotgun sequence:
- the LOC117937122 gene encoding leucine-rich repeat-containing protein 51-like isoform X2 yields MYGPPVDLSFMDINSVTGALAEVPRNGLRPLKTNSKGKYQSCSLRLSNNSISDIIGLQYILNHFLAQPSKLGWLDLSFNKITCLDPLFCELSELRVLYLHGNNIWNLSDVDQLKELQHLHTITLHGNPIETNMNYRNHVITALPHLKKMDFSAVTREQKVLANVWLHCRNRGKNTRERVQ; encoded by the exons ATGTACGGCCCTCCAGTGGATCTATCATTTATGGATATCAACAGTGTCACAG GTGCGCTTGCAGAGGTCCCCCGAAATGGACTGCGGCCTTTAAAGACAAACTCTAAGGGGAAGTATCAGAGCTGCAGTTTGCGTCTCAGTAACAACAGCATCTCTGACATCATCGGCCTTCAGTACATTCTCAACCACTTTCTGGCTCAACCGTCGAAGCTCGGCTGGCTGGACCTGTCGTTTAACAAAATCACATGCTTAGACCCA CTGTTTTGCGAGCTGAGTGAATTGCGTGTGTTGTACCTTCACGGCAACAACATCTGGAACCTGTCAGATGTTGACCAGCTGAAAGAGCTGCAGCATCTACATACCATCACGCTCCATGGGAATCCCATAGAAACCAACATGAACTACAG gaatcATGTGATTACTGCCCTGCCCCATTTGAAGAAGATGGATTTCAGTGCTGTGACTCGTGAGCAGAAAGTTCTGGCAAATGTTTGGCTTCATTGCAGAAATCGTGGGAAGAACACAAGGGAGAGAGTCCAGTGA
- the LOC117937122 gene encoding leucine-rich repeat-containing protein 51-like isoform X1 codes for MYGPPVDLSFMDINSVTGALAEVPRNGLRPLKTNSKGKYQSCSLRLSNNSISDIIGLQYILNHFLAQPSKLGWLDLSFNKITCLDPCWSLFQLFCELSELRVLYLHGNNIWNLSDVDQLKELQHLHTITLHGNPIETNMNYRNHVITALPHLKKMDFSAVTREQKVLANVWLHCRNRGKNTRERVQ; via the exons ATGTACGGCCCTCCAGTGGATCTATCATTTATGGATATCAACAGTGTCACAG GTGCGCTTGCAGAGGTCCCCCGAAATGGACTGCGGCCTTTAAAGACAAACTCTAAGGGGAAGTATCAGAGCTGCAGTTTGCGTCTCAGTAACAACAGCATCTCTGACATCATCGGCCTTCAGTACATTCTCAACCACTTTCTGGCTCAACCGTCGAAGCTCGGCTGGCTGGACCTGTCGTTTAACAAAATCACATGCTTAGACCCA tgttggtCTCTGTTCCAGCTGTTTTGCGAGCTGAGTGAATTGCGTGTGTTGTACCTTCACGGCAACAACATCTGGAACCTGTCAGATGTTGACCAGCTGAAAGAGCTGCAGCATCTACATACCATCACGCTCCATGGGAATCCCATAGAAACCAACATGAACTACAG gaatcATGTGATTACTGCCCTGCCCCATTTGAAGAAGATGGATTTCAGTGCTGTGACTCGTGAGCAGAAAGTTCTGGCAAATGTTTGGCTTCATTGCAGAAATCGTGGGAAGAACACAAGGGAGAGAGTCCAGTGA